In Streptomyces dangxiongensis, one DNA window encodes the following:
- the rsmH gene encoding 16S rRNA (cytosine(1402)-N(4))-methyltransferase RsmH, giving the protein MSQSRHVPVMLQRCLDLLAPAAERPGAVVVDCTLGLGGHSEALLARFPGARLIGLDRDKEALRLSGERLAPYGERATLVHAVYDELPEVLDRLRVTRVQGVLFDLGVSSMQLDEADRGFAYAQDAPLDMRMDQTAGISAAEVLNTYPAGELVRILRAYGEEKQAKRIVSAIVRERGKEPFTNSARLVTLIRDALPQAAKRTGGNPAKRTFQALRIEVNGELSVLERAVPAAVKALDVGGRIAVLSYHSLEDRLVKHVFAAGAASTAPPGLPVVPERYQPRLKLLTRGAELPTEEEITENRRAAPARLRGAERIREDVE; this is encoded by the coding sequence TTGAGCCAGAGTCGACACGTCCCGGTGATGCTCCAGCGGTGCCTGGACCTGCTGGCGCCCGCTGCGGAGCGCCCGGGAGCGGTGGTCGTCGACTGCACCCTCGGGCTCGGCGGCCACAGCGAGGCGCTGCTGGCCCGCTTCCCCGGGGCACGACTGATCGGCCTCGACCGCGACAAGGAGGCGCTGCGCCTGTCCGGCGAGCGGCTCGCGCCGTACGGGGAGCGCGCCACCCTCGTGCACGCCGTCTACGACGAACTGCCCGAGGTACTGGACCGGCTCCGCGTCACGCGCGTCCAGGGCGTGCTGTTCGACCTCGGGGTCTCCTCCATGCAGCTCGACGAGGCCGACCGCGGCTTCGCCTACGCCCAGGACGCGCCCCTGGACATGCGCATGGACCAGACGGCCGGCATCAGCGCCGCCGAGGTCCTCAACACCTACCCGGCGGGCGAACTCGTGCGCATCCTGCGCGCGTACGGCGAGGAGAAGCAGGCCAAGCGGATCGTCTCCGCGATCGTCCGCGAGCGGGGGAAGGAGCCGTTCACGAACAGCGCCCGGCTCGTGACGCTCATCCGCGACGCCCTGCCGCAGGCCGCCAAGCGCACCGGCGGCAACCCGGCCAAGCGGACCTTCCAGGCGCTGCGCATCGAGGTGAACGGCGAACTCTCCGTCCTGGAGCGGGCGGTCCCGGCCGCCGTGAAGGCCCTGGACGTCGGCGGCCGGATCGCCGTGCTGTCGTACCACTCCCTCGAGGACCGGCTCGTCAAGCACGTGTTCGCGGCCGGCGCGGCGTCCACCGCGCCGCCCGGACTGCCGGTCGTGCCCGAGCGCTACCAGCCGCGGCTCAAGCTGCTCACCCGTGGTGCCGAACTTCCCACCGAGGAAGAGATCACCGAGAACCGCCGGGCCGCCCCGGCCAGACTGCGGGGGGCCGAGCGCATCAGGGAGGACGTCGAGTGA
- a CDS encoding FtsB family cell division protein encodes MSRKPQPKGRAARLARLFPAGRARAARTPFVLLVVLLLGGGLIGLLVLNSALSEGSFRLADLQKQTKNLTDEEQSLQRDIDAYSSPDALQRRARELGMVPGGDPAFLGPGGTVRGVPSPAPESAVFSDPLAPGTVPPAAGLPATPPEPSTAAPAAPAAQPGAGGGPQAPVPATVPPLAPQPAPTPTPGR; translated from the coding sequence GTGAGCAGGAAACCCCAGCCGAAGGGGAGGGCGGCCCGGCTCGCCCGGCTCTTCCCGGCCGGCCGCGCCCGGGCGGCCCGCACCCCGTTCGTGCTCCTCGTCGTCCTGCTCCTGGGTGGCGGCCTCATCGGGCTGCTGGTGCTGAACTCCGCGCTGAGCGAGGGTTCCTTCCGACTGGCCGACCTCCAGAAGCAGACCAAGAACCTCACCGACGAGGAGCAGTCCCTCCAGCGGGACATCGACGCCTACTCGTCCCCCGACGCCCTCCAGCGCCGCGCCCGGGAACTCGGCATGGTCCCCGGCGGCGACCCGGCCTTCCTCGGCCCCGGCGGCACCGTGCGCGGCGTCCCCAGCCCCGCCCCCGAGTCCGCGGTCTTCTCCGACCCCCTCGCCCCCGGGACGGTGCCCCCGGCCGCCGGCCTCCCCGCGACCCCGCCCGAGCCCTCCACCGCGGCGCCCGCCGCCCCGGCGGCCCAGCCCGGGGCGGGCGGCGGTCCCCAGGCCCCCGTCCCGGCGACCGTGCCGCCCCTCGCCCCCCAGCCCGCCCCCACCCCGACCCCCGGCAGGTGA
- a CDS encoding UDP-N-acetylmuramoyl-L-alanyl-D-glutamate--2,6-diaminopimelate ligase, with amino-acid sequence MTTITPDDGNHGAENPSLRSGAGAPGTLTAVPHADQSQTTQKGASVTYPGPPRPVEVSATPLAELADQLGAAAPAGPAEVTGITHDSRAVRPGDLYAALPGARLHGADFVTQAAGLGAVAVLTDPTGAERAAATGLPVLVVDDPRARMGGLAATIYGRPGRGLLQIGITGTSGKTTTAYLVEGGLKTARTTGLVGTVEMRIGEERIKSERTTPEATDLQALFAVMRERGVEAVAMEVSSHALVLGRVDGCVFDIAVFTNLSPEHMEFHSGMEDYFQAKAQLFTPLRSRLGVVNADDEYGRRLAAEAGVPVVTFSAEGHPDADWRAQDVQVGPMDSTFTVLGPNAERVQARSPLPGPFNVANTLAAIVALAAAGLDPQAAADGIAAVPGVPGRLERVDAGQPYLAVVDYAHKTDAVESVLKALRKVTKGRLHVVLGCGGDRDRTKRAPMGAAVARLADTAVLTSDNPRSEDPLAILATMLQGAASVPAHERGEVLLLEDRAAAVAAAVGRARAGDTVLVAGKGHEQGQDIAGVIRPFDDRQVLREAIQKTQG; translated from the coding sequence GTGACAACGATCACCCCCGACGACGGGAACCACGGGGCCGAGAACCCCTCACTTCGCTCCGGAGCGGGTGCGCCCGGTACGCTCACCGCCGTGCCACACGCCGATCAGTCCCAAACCACCCAGAAGGGCGCTTCCGTGACATATCCGGGACCGCCGCGACCGGTCGAGGTCTCCGCCACACCCCTCGCGGAACTCGCCGATCAGCTGGGTGCCGCCGCTCCGGCCGGCCCCGCCGAGGTCACGGGCATCACCCACGACTCCCGTGCCGTCCGCCCCGGCGACCTGTACGCCGCCCTGCCGGGTGCCCGGCTGCACGGCGCCGACTTCGTCACCCAGGCCGCCGGCCTGGGCGCGGTCGCCGTGCTCACCGACCCGACGGGCGCCGAACGCGCCGCCGCCACCGGACTGCCCGTCCTGGTCGTGGACGACCCGCGCGCGCGGATGGGCGGACTGGCGGCCACCATCTACGGCCGGCCCGGCCGCGGCCTGCTCCAGATCGGCATCACCGGCACCTCCGGCAAGACCACCACGGCCTACCTGGTCGAGGGCGGCCTGAAGACCGCGCGCACCACGGGCCTCGTCGGCACCGTCGAGATGCGCATCGGCGAGGAGCGCATCAAGTCCGAGCGCACCACCCCCGAGGCCACCGACCTCCAGGCCCTGTTCGCCGTCATGCGCGAACGCGGTGTCGAGGCGGTCGCCATGGAGGTCTCCAGCCACGCCCTGGTCCTCGGCCGGGTCGACGGCTGCGTCTTCGACATCGCCGTCTTCACCAACCTCAGCCCGGAGCACATGGAGTTCCACTCCGGCATGGAGGACTACTTCCAGGCCAAGGCCCAGCTGTTCACGCCGCTGCGCAGCAGGCTCGGGGTCGTCAACGCCGACGACGAGTACGGCCGCCGGCTCGCCGCCGAGGCGGGCGTCCCGGTCGTCACCTTCTCCGCCGAGGGCCACCCCGACGCCGACTGGCGCGCCCAGGACGTCCAGGTGGGCCCGATGGACTCGACGTTCACCGTCCTCGGCCCGAACGCCGAGCGGGTGCAGGCCAGGTCGCCGCTGCCGGGCCCGTTCAACGTGGCGAACACCCTCGCCGCGATCGTCGCCCTCGCCGCGGCCGGCCTCGACCCGCAGGCCGCCGCCGACGGCATCGCGGCCGTACCGGGCGTCCCCGGCCGTCTGGAGCGCGTCGACGCCGGGCAGCCCTACCTCGCGGTCGTCGACTACGCCCACAAGACCGACGCGGTCGAGTCGGTGCTCAAGGCGCTGCGCAAGGTCACCAAGGGCCGGCTGCACGTCGTCCTCGGCTGCGGCGGCGACCGCGACCGCACCAAGCGCGCCCCGATGGGCGCCGCCGTGGCCCGGCTCGCCGACACGGCCGTACTGACCTCGGACAACCCCCGCTCCGAGGACCCCCTCGCGATCCTCGCGACCATGCTCCAGGGCGCGGCCTCCGTGCCCGCGCACGAGCGCGGCGAGGTGCTCCTTCTCGAGGACCGGGCCGCCGCCGTCGCCGCCGCCGTGGGCCGCGCCCGGGCCGGCGACACCGTACTGGTCGCGGGCAAGGGTCACGAGCAGGGCCAGGACATCGCCGGCGTGATCCGTCCCTTCGACGACCGCCAGGTGCTTCGCGAAGCTATCCAGAAGACCCAGGGATGA
- a CDS encoding UDP-N-acetylmuramoyl-tripeptide--D-alanyl-D-alanine ligase: MIALSLAEIAAVVGGQTHDIPDPSAQVTGPVVRDSREVVPGSLFAAFVGERVDGHDYAARVVQDGAVAVLASRPVGVPAIVDDVQTALGALARHVVRRLGATLVALTGSAGKTSTKDLIAQVLRRKAPTVFTPGSLNNEIGLPLTALTATEETRFLVLEMGARGIGHIRYLAGLTPPKIGLVLNVGSAHIGEFGGREQIARAKGELVEALPGDGAAILNADDPLVRAMASRTKAKVVLFGESAEADVRAENVRLTDSGQPAFRLHTPSGASDVTMRLYGEHHVSNALAAAAVAHELGMSAAEIATALSEAGSLSRWRMEVTERPDGVTIVNDAYNANPESMRAALRALAAMGKGRRTWAVLGKMAELGDETLAEHDAVGRLAVRLNVSKLVAVGGIEASWLQLGAYNEGSWGEESVHVSDAQAAIDLLRSELRPGDVVLVKASRSVGLESVAQALTEAGAEGGVDAR; this comes from the coding sequence GTGATCGCCCTCTCCCTCGCCGAGATCGCAGCAGTCGTCGGCGGGCAGACGCACGACATACCGGATCCGTCCGCGCAGGTCACGGGACCGGTCGTCCGGGACTCCCGCGAGGTGGTGCCCGGCAGCCTGTTCGCCGCGTTCGTCGGCGAGCGCGTGGACGGCCACGACTACGCGGCCCGGGTCGTCCAGGACGGCGCGGTCGCCGTGCTGGCGTCCCGGCCGGTCGGCGTCCCCGCGATCGTCGACGACGTCCAGACGGCCCTGGGCGCCCTCGCCCGGCACGTCGTACGCCGGCTCGGCGCGACCCTCGTCGCCCTGACCGGCTCGGCCGGCAAGACCAGCACCAAGGACCTCATCGCGCAGGTCCTGCGGCGCAAGGCGCCGACGGTGTTCACGCCCGGCTCGCTCAACAACGAGATCGGGCTGCCGCTGACCGCCCTGACCGCCACCGAGGAGACCCGGTTCCTCGTGCTGGAGATGGGCGCCCGCGGCATCGGGCACATCCGTTACCTCGCCGGTCTGACGCCCCCGAAGATCGGCCTGGTGCTCAACGTCGGCTCCGCCCACATCGGCGAGTTCGGCGGGCGCGAGCAGATCGCCCGGGCCAAGGGCGAACTCGTGGAGGCGCTTCCCGGGGACGGCGCGGCGATCCTCAACGCCGACGACCCGCTGGTGCGGGCCATGGCCTCCCGTACCAAGGCGAAGGTGGTCCTTTTCGGAGAGTCGGCCGAAGCGGACGTACGCGCCGAGAACGTACGACTCACGGACAGCGGACAGCCCGCCTTCAGGCTTCACACACCCTCCGGTGCAAGCGATGTGACGATGCGCCTGTACGGTGAGCATCACGTGTCGAACGCGCTCGCCGCGGCCGCCGTCGCCCATGAGCTGGGCATGTCCGCAGCGGAGATCGCCACCGCGCTCTCCGAGGCGGGCTCCCTCTCCCGCTGGCGCATGGAGGTCACCGAGCGCCCGGACGGCGTGACCATCGTCAACGACGCCTACAACGCCAACCCCGAGTCCATGCGGGCCGCCCTCAGGGCGCTCGCGGCCATGGGCAAGGGGCGCCGCACGTGGGCGGTGCTCGGCAAGATGGCCGAGCTGGGGGACGAGACGCTCGCCGAGCACGACGCCGTCGGACGGCTCGCCGTCCGGCTCAACGTCAGCAAGCTCGTCGCCGTCGGGGGGATTGAGGCCTCCTGGCTGCAACTGGGCGCATATAACGAGGGTTCGTGGGGTGAGGAGTCGGTGCACGTGTCCGACGCACAGGCGGCGATCGACCTGTTGCGCAGCGAGTTGCGCCCGGGGGACGTCGTACTCGTGAAGGCGTCCCGGTCGGTGGGGCTGGAGAGCGTGGCCCAGGCGCTCACCGAGGCCGGTGCCGAGGGCGGGGTCGATGCCCGATGA
- the mraY gene encoding phospho-N-acetylmuramoyl-pentapeptide-transferase, with translation MKQILFSGVIGLFLTLVGTPLLIKLLARKGYGQYIRDDGPREHASKRGTPTMGGIAFILATIAAYFLSKLITGYPPTYSGLLVLGLMAGMGLVGFLDDYIKIVKRRSLGLRAKAKMAGQLIVGIAFAVLSLQFSDARGNTPASTKLSFITDFGWSLGPVLFVVWALFMILAMSNGVNLTDGLDGLATGASVLVFGAYTFIGVWQFQESCANAGTLTNPGACYEVRDPLDLAVVASALMGACLGFLWWNTSPAKIFMGDTGSLALGGVLTGLAILSRTELLVAIMGGLFVLITMSVVIQVGSFRLTGKRVFRMAPLQHHFELKGWSEVLVVVRFWIIQGICVIVGLGLFYAGWAADK, from the coding sequence ATGAAGCAGATCCTGTTCTCGGGAGTCATCGGCCTCTTCCTGACCCTGGTCGGCACCCCGCTGCTGATCAAGCTCCTCGCCCGCAAGGGCTACGGCCAGTACATCCGTGACGACGGCCCGCGCGAGCACGCCAGCAAGCGCGGCACGCCGACCATGGGCGGTATCGCCTTCATCCTGGCGACGATCGCCGCGTACTTCCTGAGCAAGCTCATCACCGGCTACCCCCCCACCTACTCCGGACTGCTGGTCCTCGGCCTGATGGCCGGCATGGGTCTGGTCGGCTTCCTCGACGACTACATCAAGATCGTCAAGCGGCGGTCGCTGGGCCTGCGGGCCAAGGCCAAGATGGCCGGCCAGCTCATCGTCGGCATCGCCTTCGCCGTGCTGTCGCTCCAGTTCTCCGACGCGCGCGGCAACACCCCGGCCTCCACCAAGCTGTCGTTCATCACCGACTTCGGCTGGTCGCTCGGCCCGGTGCTGTTCGTCGTCTGGGCGCTGTTCATGATCCTCGCGATGTCGAACGGCGTGAACCTGACCGACGGTCTGGACGGCCTCGCCACCGGCGCCTCCGTCCTCGTCTTCGGCGCCTACACCTTCATCGGCGTCTGGCAGTTCCAGGAGTCCTGCGCCAACGCGGGCACCCTGACCAACCCGGGCGCCTGCTACGAGGTACGCGACCCGCTGGACCTCGCCGTGGTCGCCTCCGCGCTGATGGGCGCCTGCCTGGGCTTCCTGTGGTGGAACACCTCGCCGGCGAAGATCTTCATGGGCGACACCGGTTCGCTCGCGCTCGGCGGTGTCCTCACCGGCCTGGCCATCCTCTCCCGCACGGAGCTGCTGGTGGCCATCATGGGCGGCCTGTTCGTCCTCATCACCATGTCGGTCGTCATCCAGGTCGGCTCGTTCCGGCTCACCGGCAAGCGCGTCTTCCGGATGGCGCCACTCCAGCACCACTTCGAACTCAAGGGCTGGTCCGAGGTACTCGTGGTGGTCCGCTTCTGGATCATCCAGGGCATCTGTGTGATCGTCGGACTGGGCCTCTTCTACGCGGGATGGGCAGCGGACAAGTGA
- the murD gene encoding UDP-N-acetylmuramoyl-L-alanine--D-glutamate ligase — translation MGSGQVTSSAPSETFAFQGRHVTVAGLGVSGIPAAKALHARGALVTVVNDGDDARAREQAAELEALGITVRLGDGATLPEGTELIVTAPGWKPDKPLFLAAGEAGVPVWGDVELAWRLRGPDAAPWLAVTGTNGKTTTVQMLASILTAAGLRTAAVGNIGVSLLDAVLGEERHDVLAVELSSYQLHWAPSLRAHSAAVLNLAPDHLDWHGSMEAYARDKGRIYEGNRVACVYNAADRATEDLVREADVEEGCRAVGFTLGTPGPSQLGVVDGILVDRAFVENRQKNAQELAQVSDVNPPAPHNIANALAAAALARAFGVPATAVRDGLRAFRPDAHRIAHVADIDGVAYVDDSKATNTHAAEASLAAYEPIVWIAGGLAKGATFGELVARSAKRLRGAVLIGADRALIREALARHAPEVPVVDLDRTDTGAMLQAVTEAKRLARPGDTVLLAPACASMDMFTNYNQRGDAFAAAVRELGA, via the coding sequence ATGGGCAGCGGACAAGTGACCTCCTCGGCGCCTTCAGAGACCTTCGCGTTCCAGGGCAGGCACGTCACCGTCGCCGGGCTCGGCGTCTCCGGGATCCCGGCGGCGAAGGCGCTGCACGCGCGCGGGGCGCTCGTCACGGTCGTCAACGACGGCGACGACGCCCGCGCGCGGGAACAGGCCGCGGAGCTGGAGGCGCTCGGCATCACCGTGCGCCTCGGCGACGGGGCCACCCTGCCCGAGGGCACCGAGCTGATCGTCACCGCGCCCGGCTGGAAGCCGGACAAGCCGCTGTTCCTGGCGGCCGGTGAGGCGGGCGTGCCCGTCTGGGGCGACGTGGAGCTGGCCTGGCGGCTGCGCGGCCCCGACGCGGCCCCCTGGCTGGCCGTCACGGGCACCAACGGCAAGACCACGACCGTCCAGATGCTCGCCTCCATCCTGACGGCGGCGGGCCTGCGCACGGCCGCCGTCGGCAACATCGGCGTCTCCCTGCTGGACGCGGTCCTCGGCGAGGAGCGCCACGACGTCCTCGCCGTGGAACTCTCCAGCTACCAGCTCCACTGGGCGCCCTCCCTGCGCGCCCACTCGGCGGCCGTCCTCAACCTCGCACCGGACCACCTGGACTGGCACGGTTCCATGGAGGCGTACGCGCGCGACAAGGGCCGTATCTACGAGGGGAACCGGGTCGCCTGCGTCTACAACGCCGCCGACCGGGCCACCGAGGACCTCGTGCGCGAGGCCGACGTCGAAGAGGGCTGCCGGGCCGTCGGGTTCACCCTGGGCACGCCCGGACCCTCCCAACTCGGCGTGGTGGACGGCATCCTGGTCGACCGGGCCTTCGTGGAGAACCGGCAGAAGAACGCGCAGGAGCTGGCCCAGGTCTCCGACGTGAACCCGCCGGCCCCGCACAACATCGCCAACGCCCTTGCGGCGGCGGCCCTCGCGCGCGCCTTCGGCGTGCCCGCGACGGCCGTCCGCGACGGCCTGCGGGCCTTCCGGCCCGACGCCCACCGCATCGCGCACGTGGCCGACATCGACGGGGTGGCGTACGTCGACGACTCCAAGGCGACCAACACCCACGCGGCGGAAGCCTCGTTGGCGGCATATGAACCGATCGTATGGATTGCGGGCGGTCTGGCGAAGGGCGCGACCTTCGGGGAACTGGTCGCCAGGTCGGCGAAGCGACTGCGCGGAGCCGTTCTGATCGGCGCCGACCGGGCACTGATCCGTGAGGCCCTCGCGCGACACGCCCCGGAAGTACCCGTCGTCGACCTCGACCGGACCGACACTGGGGCGATGCTCCAGGCGGTGACGGAGGCGAAACGGCTGGCTCGGCCCGGCGACACGGTGCTGCTGGCCCCGGCCTGCGCCTCGATGGACATGTTCACCAACTACAACCAGCGCGGTGACGCGTTCGCGGCGGCGGTCCGCGAACTCGGAGCCTGA
- the ftsW gene encoding putative lipid II flippase FtsW, translating into MPSSRTGRPPVQRAPRRPRPAVPRPPRENPVQRFCTRARRAWDRPLTAYYLIAGGSVLITVLGLVMVYSASQITALQLSLPGSYFFRKQFLAALIGGALLFAASRMPVKLHRALAYPILAGAVFLMALVQVPGIGMAVNGNQNWISLGGSFQIQPSEFGKLALVLWGADLIARKQERRLLTQWKHMLVPLVPVTFLLLGLIMLGGDMGTAIILTAILFGLLWLAGAPTRLFAGVLSAAALIGVVLIKTSPNRMARLACIGATEPKTGVADCWQAVHGIYALASGGFFGSGLGASVEKWGQLPEAHTDFIFAVTGEELGLAGTLSVLALFAALGYAGIRVAGRTEDPFVRYAAGGVTTWITAQAVINIGAVLGLLPIAGVPLPLFSYGGSALLPTMFAIGLLIAFARDEPAARAALATRQPRFGRKRAGGSGAGRVSGRGPRRWNTMRRRASAARTSGER; encoded by the coding sequence ATGCCCAGTAGCCGAACCGGCCGGCCGCCCGTGCAACGGGCGCCCCGGCGCCCGCGTCCCGCCGTTCCCCGGCCCCCGCGCGAGAACCCCGTCCAGCGGTTCTGCACGCGCGCGCGCAGGGCCTGGGACCGGCCGCTGACCGCCTACTACCTGATCGCCGGCGGCAGCGTCCTGATCACCGTGCTCGGTCTGGTGATGGTCTACTCGGCCTCCCAGATCACCGCGTTGCAACTGTCGCTGCCGGGGTCGTACTTCTTCCGCAAGCAGTTCCTCGCCGCGCTCATCGGCGGCGCACTGCTGTTCGCCGCCTCCCGCATGCCGGTGAAACTGCACCGTGCCCTGGCCTACCCGATCCTCGCCGGCGCCGTCTTCCTGATGGCCCTGGTGCAGGTGCCCGGGATAGGGATGGCGGTCAACGGCAACCAGAACTGGATCTCGCTCGGCGGCTCCTTCCAGATCCAGCCCAGCGAGTTCGGCAAGCTGGCCCTGGTGCTGTGGGGCGCGGACCTGATCGCCCGCAAGCAGGAGAGGAGGCTGCTGACCCAGTGGAAGCACATGCTGGTGCCGCTGGTTCCGGTCACGTTCCTGCTGCTCGGGCTGATCATGCTCGGCGGCGACATGGGCACCGCGATCATCCTCACGGCGATCCTGTTCGGCCTGCTGTGGCTCGCGGGCGCGCCGACCCGGCTGTTCGCGGGCGTGCTGTCGGCCGCCGCCCTGATCGGTGTGGTCCTCATCAAGACCAGCCCCAACCGGATGGCCCGCCTCGCCTGCATCGGCGCCACCGAGCCGAAGACCGGGGTCGCCGACTGCTGGCAGGCCGTGCACGGCATCTACGCCCTCGCCTCGGGCGGGTTCTTCGGCTCCGGACTCGGCGCGAGTGTGGAAAAATGGGGTCAACTCCCGGAGGCCCACACCGACTTCATCTTCGCCGTCACCGGCGAGGAGCTGGGCCTCGCGGGGACGCTGTCGGTGCTCGCCCTGTTCGCGGCTCTAGGCTATGCGGGTATCCGCGTGGCCGGACGCACGGAGGACCCCTTCGTGAGGTATGCCGCGGGAGGCGTGACCACCTGGATCACCGCCCAAGCGGTGATCAACATCGGTGCGGTGCTCGGTCTGCTGCCGATCGCCGGTGTCCCCCTCCCGCTGTTCTCCTACGGAGGTTCCGCCCTGCTGCCGACCATGTTCGCCATCGGGCTGCTGATCGCCTTCGCACGCGACGAGCCCGCTGCGCGGGCGGCGCTCGCGACGCGGCAACCTCGCTTTGGTAGAAAGCGGGCGGGAGGCTCCGGTGCCGGACGTGTGTCCGGCCGGGGGCCACGGAGATGGAACACGATGCGACGGCGTGCCTCGGCGGCGCGTACGTCCGGAGAGCGGTGA
- the murG gene encoding undecaprenyldiphospho-muramoylpentapeptide beta-N-acetylglucosaminyltransferase yields MHVVLAGGGTAGHIEPALALADALRRQDPTVGITALGTERGLETRLVPERGYELALIPAVPLPRKPTPELITVPGRLRGTIKAAEQILERTKADAVVGFGGYVALPGYLAAKRLGVPIVIHEANARPGLANKIGSRYAARVAVSTPDSKLRDARYIGIPLRRSIATLDRAAVRPEARARFGLDPNLPTLLVSGGSQGARRLNEVVQQVAPWLQQAGIQILHAVGPKNELPQVQQMPGMPPYIPVSYLDRMDLAYAAADMMLCRAGAMTVAELSAVGLPAAYVPLPIGNGEQRLNAQPVVKAGGGLLVDDAELTPEWVQRHVLPVLADPHRLYEMSRSASEFGRRDADDLLVGMVYEAIASRRQQ; encoded by the coding sequence GTGCATGTCGTACTCGCCGGTGGGGGGACCGCCGGCCACATCGAGCCCGCGCTCGCCCTCGCGGACGCCCTGCGCAGGCAGGACCCCACCGTGGGGATCACGGCCCTGGGCACGGAGCGCGGCCTGGAGACCCGGCTCGTCCCGGAGCGCGGCTACGAGCTGGCGCTGATCCCGGCGGTGCCGCTGCCCCGCAAGCCCACACCCGAGCTGATCACCGTCCCGGGCCGGCTGCGCGGCACGATCAAGGCGGCCGAGCAGATCCTGGAGCGCACCAAGGCGGACGCCGTGGTCGGTTTCGGCGGCTACGTCGCCCTGCCTGGCTACCTGGCCGCCAAGCGGCTCGGTGTGCCCATCGTGATCCACGAGGCCAACGCCCGGCCGGGCCTGGCCAACAAGATCGGCTCGCGGTACGCGGCCCGGGTCGCCGTCTCGACCCCGGACAGCAAGCTGCGTGACGCCCGCTACATCGGCATCCCGCTGCGCCGCTCCATCGCCACCCTGGACCGCGCCGCCGTACGCCCGGAGGCCCGCGCCCGCTTCGGGCTCGACCCGAACCTGCCCACGCTGCTGGTCTCCGGCGGTTCCCAGGGCGCCCGGCGCCTCAACGAGGTGGTCCAGCAGGTCGCTCCCTGGCTCCAGCAGGCCGGGATCCAGATCCTGCACGCGGTCGGACCGAAGAACGAACTGCCGCAGGTGCAGCAGATGCCGGGAATGCCCCCCTATATCCCGGTAAGTTATCTGGACCGGATGGACCTCGCGTACGCGGCGGCCGACATGATGCTCTGCCGCGCGGGCGCGATGACCGTCGCCGAACTCTCCGCCGTCGGGCTGCCGGCCGCGTACGTCCCGCTGCCCATCGGCAACGGTGAACAGCGGCTGAACGCCCAGCCGGTGGTCAAGGCCGGCGGCGGACTCCTCGTCGACGACGCGGAACTGACGCCCGAGTGGGTGCAGCGACACGTCCTGCCCGTGCTCGCCGACCCCCACCGGCTGTACGAGATGTCCCGCTCGGCAAGCGAGTTCGGCCGCCGGGACGCCGACGACCTGCTCGTCGGCATGGTGTACGAGGCGATCGCCTCGCGCCGTCAGCAGTAA
- a CDS encoding cell division protein FtsQ/DivIB has translation MAGPTTAERGERRQESSGPPPASRTRRRRLLVLAALAALLVLLGAGVAWALYGSAWLRVDHVSVSGTRVLTPAQVREAAAVPVGEPMVSADTDAVEARLRRKLPRIDTVDVVRSWPHGIGLKVIERTPVLLVRKGGNFVEVDDEGVRFATVSRAPKGVPALEMSASRKGPGAASFRRFGMDRLVREAVRVAGDLPEPVLRATRAVQVRSYDAISLEWGDGRTVAWGSGENGSAKARALTALMKAVPGARHFDVTVPTAPASSGS, from the coding sequence GTGGCCGGACCGACGACCGCCGAGCGCGGTGAACGCCGGCAGGAGTCGTCCGGCCCGCCGCCCGCTTCCCGGACCAGGAGGCGGCGCCTTCTGGTGCTCGCCGCCCTCGCGGCCCTCCTCGTACTTCTCGGGGCCGGCGTCGCCTGGGCGCTGTACGGCTCCGCATGGCTGCGGGTGGACCACGTCTCGGTGTCCGGGACGCGGGTGCTGACCCCCGCCCAGGTGCGCGAGGCGGCGGCCGTGCCCGTCGGGGAGCCGATGGTCTCCGCCGACACGGACGCCGTCGAAGCCCGGCTCCGCCGGAAATTGCCCCGAATTGACACCGTAGACGTGGTTCGTTCCTGGCCTCATGGAATCGGCCTGAAAGTGATCGAGCGCACTCCGGTTCTACTTGTCCGAAAGGGCGGGAACTTCGTCGAGGTCGATGACGAAGGTGTCCGGTTCGCCACGGTTTCACGGGCGCCGAAAGGCGTTCCGGCGCTGGAGATGTCCGCCTCCCGCAAGGGACCCGGCGCCGCGAGCTTCCGGCGCTTCGGCATGGACCGGCTGGTGCGTGAGGCCGTCCGGGTCGCCGGTGACCTGCCGGAGCCCGTGCTCAGGGCCACCCGGGCCGTCCAAGTCCGCTCCTACGACGCGATCTCGCTGGAGTGGGGCGACGGGCGCACGGTGGCATGGGGCAGCGGCGAGAACGGCAGCGCCAAGGCACGGGCCCTCACGGCTCTCATGAAAGCAGTTCCCGGCGCACGGCACTTTGATGTCACCGTTCCCACCGCCCCTGCGTCATCGGGGAGTTGA